One Thalassotalea sediminis DNA segment encodes these proteins:
- a CDS encoding efflux RND transporter permease subunit, with product MRLPRIAIKNEEFTLTIVILLVLVGIVSYFSMPRSEDPQFDIPITLVEVIYPGVAPQDIESLVINPLEQEFADIEGIKQIETQIKNDGARIEIKFVYGSEPRISFNEVKQAVATVEPTLPDDVQDILVLKATPTSVAVAQLALWSDPLDYKEMEFYAKKLEKRLETIASVKKADIWGYPQQVVSIDLNLDLLQHYGLSVTQVNQVLARRALNITPGFLDASERRFNVKASGSYQNIEQLAETVIYSTTDFVVKLRDIATVDFGNVKPTYLAYVNDKPVIFITLEQRKNTNIFELTEQLANEVAQFKQQLPAGFQLTTLFQQADSVETRVNGFFDNLWQGLVLVGVMSLLFLGLREALVVIMVIPLSFLIAIGWLDFAGYGLQQMSIVGLIIALGLLVDNAIVVTESIHREKKQQGSLKEAAAFGTSKVGWAITSGTITTMFAFLPMLMLASDTGDFVRSMPVTVVFVLFASLILALTFTPLLSSKLFNAKPSRFKMLQHYVNAFASKHYKNLLGRLMRLRVVVVGIFILSLFAMLSLFAEVGLSLFPKAEKPMMLIEVEAPRNSSLSYTDEVVHQVANELNQYEIVDELALNVGNSNPRIYYNEVPKRGVANYGQILVVMAEYDDQAITTFVAQLRAKFDNWHQAKITVKEFTQGPVTDQPITIRLMSESLTELEQVAEDLAAFMGESEGIINIENPIGLANTELVMDIDYEKAGLVGVDITDLEQTLKTVVSGNVVGRLSDSRGESYPILVNRQHADVSVLENTYIANRNGELVPLSHVVTAKLLKGHSEFFHYQKQRMAKVSADADQGYSVTALTQQVVSYLDNYQLPDGMYYTLGGEEESRQESFAGLTQIMIITAVGIFSVLVLQFKSFLQPLIIFTSIPFAIAGSVIGLYIFGLSFSMMAFIGLISLFGIVVNNAIILIDTANHNFRQCNDMKQAIVDASATRFTPILLTTLTTIGGLLPLTLFGGSLWQPLGVVIISGLCVSAIASFILVPVLTQLFSRNTVR from the coding sequence ATGAGATTACCTCGCATAGCAATTAAAAATGAGGAATTTACACTTACAATTGTTATTTTGTTAGTCTTAGTAGGAATTGTGTCCTATTTTTCAATGCCTCGCTCTGAGGATCCGCAGTTTGATATTCCAATCACATTAGTTGAAGTTATATATCCTGGCGTAGCACCTCAAGATATTGAAAGCCTTGTGATAAATCCTTTAGAGCAAGAGTTTGCTGATATCGAAGGGATAAAACAGATTGAAACTCAGATAAAGAATGATGGTGCTCGTATTGAAATAAAGTTTGTTTATGGTAGCGAACCGCGAATTTCTTTTAATGAGGTAAAACAAGCAGTAGCTACTGTTGAACCTACGCTACCTGACGATGTACAAGACATTCTTGTCTTAAAAGCAACGCCAACAAGTGTAGCTGTTGCTCAGTTAGCGTTGTGGAGTGACCCGCTTGATTATAAAGAAATGGAGTTCTATGCAAAAAAGTTAGAGAAACGATTGGAAACCATCGCCAGTGTTAAAAAAGCTGATATCTGGGGCTATCCACAACAAGTTGTTTCTATTGATTTAAATTTAGACTTATTACAACACTATGGCTTATCTGTAACTCAAGTGAACCAGGTTTTAGCACGTAGAGCATTGAATATTACACCGGGTTTTTTAGATGCTAGCGAGCGAAGATTCAATGTTAAAGCAAGCGGTAGCTATCAAAATATCGAACAACTAGCCGAAACGGTGATTTATTCGACGACAGACTTTGTCGTCAAGCTACGAGATATTGCCACCGTCGATTTTGGTAATGTGAAGCCAACTTATTTAGCCTACGTTAATGATAAACCAGTAATTTTTATCACGTTAGAACAAAGAAAAAATACCAATATATTTGAATTGACCGAACAACTCGCTAACGAAGTCGCGCAGTTTAAACAGCAATTACCGGCGGGTTTTCAGCTGACAACGTTATTTCAACAAGCAGACAGTGTTGAAACACGCGTCAATGGTTTCTTTGATAACCTGTGGCAAGGTTTAGTCTTGGTTGGGGTTATGTCTCTTTTATTCTTAGGATTAAGAGAAGCATTGGTTGTTATTATGGTGATCCCATTATCCTTTCTTATTGCCATTGGTTGGTTAGATTTTGCGGGTTATGGTTTACAACAAATGTCTATCGTTGGTTTAATTATTGCCTTAGGTTTATTAGTGGATAATGCCATTGTTGTCACTGAAAGCATCCATCGAGAGAAGAAGCAACAAGGTAGTTTAAAAGAAGCAGCTGCTTTTGGGACGAGTAAAGTAGGTTGGGCGATTACAAGTGGTACTATTACCACGATGTTTGCGTTTTTACCTATGTTAATGCTTGCAAGCGATACAGGAGATTTCGTGCGGTCTATGCCGGTAACGGTTGTATTTGTGCTGTTCGCGTCATTAATACTCGCTTTGACCTTCACACCTTTGCTTTCAAGTAAGCTTTTTAATGCCAAACCAAGTCGTTTTAAAATGCTGCAACATTATGTCAATGCATTTGCCTCCAAACATTATAAAAATCTACTCGGTCGCTTAATGAGGTTGCGCGTTGTTGTTGTCGGTATTTTCATTTTATCCTTGTTCGCGATGTTATCTTTGTTTGCAGAAGTGGGCTTAAGCTTATTTCCTAAAGCTGAAAAGCCGATGATGCTTATTGAAGTAGAAGCACCAAGAAACTCTTCTTTGTCATACACCGACGAAGTGGTGCACCAAGTTGCAAATGAACTTAACCAATATGAAATTGTCGACGAATTAGCTCTTAATGTCGGTAATTCGAATCCACGAATATATTACAATGAAGTGCCAAAACGTGGGGTCGCTAATTACGGACAGATCCTTGTTGTTATGGCTGAGTATGATGATCAAGCTATTACAACGTTTGTTGCACAGCTACGAGCCAAATTTGATAATTGGCATCAAGCGAAAATTACCGTGAAGGAATTTACGCAAGGGCCAGTTACCGATCAACCGATTACCATACGCTTAATGAGTGAATCGCTGACAGAATTAGAGCAAGTGGCTGAAGACCTTGCCGCCTTTATGGGCGAGTCAGAAGGGATTATTAATATCGAAAATCCTATTGGATTAGCTAATACTGAGCTTGTGATGGATATCGATTATGAAAAAGCCGGTTTGGTTGGTGTTGATATTACCGATCTTGAGCAGACATTGAAAACAGTTGTTAGTGGCAACGTAGTAGGGCGACTGAGCGATAGCAGAGGAGAAAGCTACCCTATCTTAGTCAATCGACAACATGCTGACGTATCAGTGTTAGAGAACACGTATATTGCTAATAGAAATGGTGAATTGGTTCCCTTATCGCATGTAGTGACCGCGAAATTATTAAAAGGCCACTCTGAATTTTTTCATTATCAAAAACAACGTATGGCCAAAGTATCTGCAGACGCGGATCAAGGGTATTCAGTTACGGCGTTAACACAACAGGTTGTTAGTTATTTAGATAACTATCAATTACCTGATGGAATGTATTATACGCTAGGCGGTGAAGAAGAATCGCGTCAAGAATCGTTTGCTGGCCTGACACAGATCATGATTATTACCGCCGTTGGAATATTTTCGGTGTTGGTTTTACAATTTAAATCGTTTTTACAGCCGTTGATCATTTTTACGTCTATACCGTTTGCAATTGCCGGCTCTGTGATCGGCTTGTATATTTTTGGTTTGTCATTTTCGATGATGGCGTTTATTGGCCTGATTAGTTTGTTTGGCATTGTAGTCAATAACGCGATTATTTTAATTGATACGGCGAATCATAATTTCCGCCAGTGCAATGATATGAAACAAGCGATTGTCGACGCCAGTGCGACACGTTTTACACCGATATTGTTAACGACATTAACGACGATTGGTGGCTTATTACCGCTAACGTTGTTTGGCGGTAGTTTATGGCAACCTTTAGGGGTCGTTATTATTTCTGGCTTATGTGTTTCTGCTATTGCTAGTTTTATTCTTGTACCCGTGTTAACACAGCTATTTTCTCGCAATACGGTGCGTTAA
- the prsR gene encoding PEP-CTERM-box response regulator transcription factor, giving the protein MEKLLIVDDDKGIQKQLKWSLSDYEAILAADRESAIAAIRRYEPKVVTLDLGLPPDAANATEGLAALEEILRIAPHTKVIVITGNDDRENALKAISLGAYDFYQKPIEPDVINVIVARAFSVASIEEENRLMRAVGGNDIGIVGSSSSIDRLRTMVKRIAPTQITALLLGESGTGKEVTANAIHLASERSKKPFIAINCASIPETLLESELFGFEKGAFTGAVRTTKGKIECAEGGTLFLDEIGDMPFNLQAKLLRFLQEKKIERLGGRQEIDVDVRVVCATNQNLEEMVAEKQFREDLFYRVSEITLNIPPLRDREEDTLILAQFFLQRYAKEYKSNVKSFAEDALDAIKHHRWPGNIRELQNKVKSSVIMATGSQVTAMDLGFFDHDGQSLQLDLNLRKVREQAESVAIQKAYALTDGNMSKCAELLGVTRPTLYSLIEKYALNISAE; this is encoded by the coding sequence ATGGAAAAACTACTAATCGTCGATGATGATAAAGGTATTCAAAAACAACTGAAATGGAGTTTATCTGACTACGAGGCGATCTTAGCGGCTGACCGAGAAAGTGCAATTGCAGCCATTCGCCGCTATGAACCTAAAGTGGTCACCTTAGATTTGGGTTTACCGCCAGATGCGGCAAATGCAACTGAAGGATTAGCCGCACTAGAGGAAATATTACGTATCGCACCACATACCAAAGTTATTGTGATAACAGGTAACGATGACAGAGAAAATGCCTTAAAAGCTATTTCACTCGGTGCTTACGATTTTTACCAAAAACCAATTGAACCAGATGTGATCAATGTGATTGTTGCGCGCGCATTTAGTGTCGCATCTATTGAGGAAGAAAATAGGTTAATGCGTGCTGTAGGCGGCAATGACATTGGTATTGTTGGTAGCAGCAGTAGCATTGATAGATTGCGCACAATGGTAAAGCGTATCGCACCCACGCAAATAACCGCCTTACTACTCGGTGAAAGTGGTACAGGTAAAGAAGTAACCGCTAATGCAATACATCTAGCGAGTGAACGTAGCAAAAAGCCATTTATTGCTATCAATTGTGCATCCATTCCTGAAACCTTGTTGGAAAGTGAACTATTTGGCTTTGAAAAAGGCGCTTTCACCGGGGCAGTACGCACCACAAAAGGCAAAATTGAATGCGCAGAAGGTGGAACTTTATTTCTCGACGAAATCGGCGATATGCCTTTTAATCTGCAAGCCAAGTTACTGCGCTTTTTACAAGAGAAGAAAATTGAACGTTTAGGTGGACGCCAAGAAATTGATGTTGATGTACGTGTTGTTTGTGCAACCAATCAAAACTTAGAAGAGATGGTTGCTGAAAAGCAATTTCGCGAAGATCTATTTTACCGTGTCAGTGAAATTACTCTCAATATTCCTCCGCTACGAGATCGCGAAGAAGATACGCTAATTTTGGCGCAATTCTTCTTACAACGTTATGCGAAAGAGTATAAATCAAATGTTAAAAGCTTCGCTGAAGACGCTTTAGATGCAATCAAACACCATAGGTGGCCAGGCAACATTCGTGAATTACAAAATAAAGTTAAGAGCTCTGTCATTATGGCAACAGGTTCACAAGTAACGGCGATGGACCTTGGCTTTTTTGACCATGACGGTCAATCACTGCAGTTAGATCTTAATTTACGTAAAGTACGCGAGCAAGCTGAGTCAGTCGCCATTCAAAAAGCTTATGCATTAACCGATGGCAATATGTCTAAGTGCGCAGAACTGCTCGGTGTAACACGACCAACCTTATATTCACTCATTGAAAAATATGCATTGAATATCTCAGCAGAATAG
- the prsK gene encoding XrtA/PEP-CTERM system histidine kinase PrsK, with translation MEFIGFVGFTLSFIAYVIFTFLLVAARNSQLLARWTIVSVLITTIASALAAAQIKLGFGLQWVLVADGFKVASWAILVLICNTELTSIRQLLSNFHIRQYVSIWGILMTVCWLATFLLDYSYEYIYLLFIVLNLWSLVLMEQLYRSADDQIRWAIWPLIIALASTSIFDFVMYAQATMVGAIDFDFWFSRGYIAVAVLPLLLVSTRRIKNGSVRIFVSRQVVFYSSILMMAGVYLLIMALAGYVINYIGGEWGSVVSIGFLILSGVVLVALLITESLRRKLKVFIAKNFFANRYEYREEWLNLIEKIETTSAESYYQMATSIMMSKLNAHTGALVKRNNDLHFDIKYSRGLKLTESFDLQLTFISQYCQQKGWIIDVEEFDVNPSMYQELNLDLDLCQSFGVRIIVPIFIGKAFYGLFLIGNVHDLKKLNWEDRDLLFAVSKQLGNFISLNEANDELAESKQFDAFNRMSAFLVHDLKNIQAQLALINTNAEKHRDNPAFVDDVFETVESATERLAKVLTQLRNKRVEKSKNSEIDLPQLLEKVVQQRNVEKPAVIIKEMAPAKLATNEEKLHSVLNHLIQNAQEASPDDSKVEISLKNNKNHIKILIADHGCGMSEDFIKHRLFKPFDTTKGNAGMGIGVYEAKQFIESIAGKIEVTSVENSGTTFCVTLPTRSSFNE, from the coding sequence ATGGAATTTATTGGTTTTGTTGGCTTCACGTTAAGCTTTATCGCCTACGTTATTTTCACTTTTTTATTGGTTGCCGCCAGAAATAGTCAATTATTAGCGCGCTGGACAATAGTCTCAGTACTCATCACCACTATCGCATCGGCATTGGCTGCTGCTCAAATTAAATTAGGCTTTGGCTTGCAATGGGTATTAGTAGCAGACGGCTTTAAAGTGGCGTCTTGGGCAATACTTGTCTTAATTTGCAATACCGAACTTACTTCTATTCGGCAATTACTCTCAAATTTTCATATTCGCCAGTACGTGAGTATATGGGGAATTTTGATGACCGTCTGTTGGTTAGCAACATTTCTACTTGATTACTCTTATGAATATATTTATCTGCTCTTTATCGTATTAAACTTATGGAGCCTAGTGCTCATGGAGCAACTGTACCGTAGTGCAGATGATCAAATTAGGTGGGCAATTTGGCCGTTAATCATTGCTCTGGCTAGCACCTCAATATTTGACTTTGTTATGTATGCTCAAGCAACGATGGTTGGCGCTATCGACTTTGATTTTTGGTTTAGTCGCGGTTATATAGCGGTTGCGGTACTTCCTTTATTGCTTGTTAGTACACGCAGAATAAAAAATGGCTCCGTACGTATTTTCGTTTCTCGTCAGGTCGTCTTTTATAGTTCGATATTAATGATGGCTGGCGTTTATCTCTTAATTATGGCACTTGCTGGTTATGTCATTAACTACATCGGTGGTGAGTGGGGTAGTGTCGTTAGTATTGGCTTCCTTATATTAAGTGGGGTAGTTTTAGTCGCGTTACTGATTACAGAATCACTTAGACGAAAGTTAAAAGTATTTATAGCAAAAAACTTCTTCGCCAACCGCTATGAGTACCGCGAAGAATGGTTAAACCTTATAGAAAAAATTGAAACCACAAGCGCTGAAAGTTACTACCAAATGGCAACATCAATCATGATGTCTAAACTTAATGCTCACACTGGTGCACTGGTTAAACGTAATAATGATCTACATTTTGATATTAAGTACAGTCGAGGTTTAAAACTTACCGAAAGCTTTGATTTACAGCTCACTTTTATTAGCCAATATTGCCAACAGAAAGGTTGGATCATCGATGTTGAAGAATTTGATGTTAACCCTTCCATGTACCAGGAGCTCAACCTCGACCTCGATTTATGCCAAAGCTTTGGTGTACGCATTATCGTGCCCATTTTTATTGGTAAAGCGTTTTATGGCCTCTTTCTTATTGGTAATGTGCACGATTTAAAAAAATTAAATTGGGAAGACCGCGATTTATTGTTTGCTGTGTCTAAACAACTAGGAAACTTTATTTCACTAAATGAGGCTAATGATGAGCTAGCAGAATCCAAACAATTTGACGCGTTTAATCGCATGTCCGCATTTCTAGTTCACGATTTAAAAAACATCCAAGCACAACTTGCACTCATCAATACAAATGCGGAAAAACACCGCGATAACCCAGCATTTGTTGATGATGTTTTTGAAACAGTCGAATCAGCTACAGAAAGGTTAGCTAAAGTGTTAACTCAATTACGTAATAAGCGTGTTGAAAAATCTAAAAATAGTGAAATTGATTTACCTCAATTGCTTGAAAAAGTAGTACAACAACGTAATGTAGAAAAACCAGCGGTGATTATTAAAGAAATGGCGCCTGCAAAATTGGCCACTAATGAAGAAAAGCTGCACTCAGTACTTAATCATTTGATTCAAAATGCACAAGAAGCAAGCCCTGATGACTCAAAGGTAGAAATATCACTCAAAAACAACAAAAACCACATTAAGATTTTAATCGCTGATCATGGCTGTGGTATGAGTGAAGATTTTATTAAACATCGATTGTTTAAGCCCTTTGATACCACAAAAGGTAATGCAGGTATGGGTATTGGTGTTTATGAAGCAAAACAGTTTATTGAAAGCATAGCGGGTAAAATAGAGGTCACAAGTGTTGAAAACTCTGGCACTACATTTTGCGTAACTTTACCCACGCGTTCCTCATTTAATGAATAG
- the tviB gene encoding Vi polysaccharide biosynthesis UDP-N-acetylglucosamine C-6 dehydrogenase TviB, which produces MMEQTINAKVAVIGLGYVGLPLAVEFGKKLDTVGFDINQGRVDELNQGYDRTLEVESDELRSAKQLNCSSNPEDILGCDFYIVTVPTPIDDHKQPDLTPLQKASEMLGKVIKKNATVIYESTVYPGATEEVCVPILEQVSGLTYNEDFFVGYSPERINPGDKTHRLPSILKVTSGSTPVVAEKVDALYQTIITAGTYKASSIKVAEAAKVIENTQRDVNIALINELSIIFNRLEIDTLEVLEAAGTKWNFLPFRPGLVGGHCIGVDPYYLTHKAQAVGYHPEMILAGRRLNDGMGEYVVSQLVKGMLKKRIQVEQANVLVMGLTFKENCPDLRNTKVIDIIHELKEYNINVDIVDPLCTNDDAMHEYNVSLTETPQKNHYDAIILAVAHDQFKAQGIDSIKGYGKDVHVLYDLKCMVDKASVDMRL; this is translated from the coding sequence ATGATGGAACAAACAATAAATGCAAAAGTTGCAGTTATTGGCCTTGGATATGTAGGGCTACCTTTAGCCGTAGAGTTTGGTAAGAAACTAGATACGGTAGGCTTTGATATTAATCAAGGACGTGTAGATGAATTGAATCAAGGTTATGACCGAACACTTGAAGTTGAAAGTGATGAGCTCCGTTCAGCCAAACAATTAAATTGCTCAAGCAACCCTGAAGATATTCTAGGTTGTGATTTTTATATTGTCACTGTTCCTACACCTATTGATGATCATAAACAACCTGACCTTACGCCTTTGCAAAAAGCATCTGAAATGTTAGGTAAAGTGATTAAAAAAAATGCAACAGTCATTTATGAGTCAACGGTTTATCCTGGCGCAACAGAAGAAGTTTGCGTGCCCATTTTAGAGCAAGTATCCGGGTTAACCTACAATGAAGATTTCTTCGTTGGTTATTCACCAGAAAGGATCAACCCAGGTGATAAAACCCATCGTCTACCTTCGATATTAAAAGTAACCTCTGGATCTACACCTGTGGTGGCTGAAAAAGTCGATGCACTCTATCAAACAATTATTACCGCTGGTACATATAAAGCGTCATCAATTAAAGTGGCGGAAGCTGCTAAAGTGATAGAAAACACACAGCGCGATGTTAATATCGCGCTGATCAATGAGTTATCGATTATCTTTAATCGCTTAGAAATTGATACCTTAGAAGTATTAGAAGCCGCAGGCACAAAATGGAACTTTCTACCATTTAGACCAGGTTTAGTGGGTGGGCATTGTATTGGTGTAGATCCGTACTATTTAACACATAAAGCCCAAGCGGTTGGTTATCATCCAGAAATGATTTTAGCCGGTCGAAGATTAAATGATGGTATGGGTGAGTATGTTGTTTCACAACTCGTAAAAGGTATGCTTAAAAAGCGCATCCAGGTTGAACAAGCTAATGTGCTTGTTATGGGCTTAACGTTTAAGGAAAACTGTCCTGATTTACGTAATACTAAAGTGATAGACATTATTCATGAACTTAAAGAGTACAATATCAATGTTGATATCGTTGATCCATTATGTACCAATGATGATGCTATGCATGAATATAATGTTTCGTTAACAGAAACGCCGCAAAAAAATCATTATGATGCGATTATACTGGCAGTAGCACATGACCAGTTTAAGGCACAAGGTATTGACAGTATCAAAGGGTACGGAAAGGATGTGCATGTATTATATGATTTAAAATGCATGGTAGATAAAGCATCGGTAGACATGCGTCTTTAA
- a CDS encoding NAD-dependent epimerase/dehydratase family protein, giving the protein MYEKIKQDISNSPKTWLITGVAGFIGSNLLEALLKLNQKVIGLDNFATGYQRNLDEVKGLVDDEQWQGFTFIEGDIRDFDTCLKATTGVDYVLHQAALGSVPRSIADPITTNAANITGFLNMLEASKQSKVASFVYAASSSTYGDHPALPKVEENIGNPLSPYAVTKYVNELYADVYARTYDFKCIGLRYFNVFGRRQDPDGAYAAVIPKWTAAMIKDEQVFINGDGLTSRDFCYIENTVQMNILAATAPEDAKAEVYNVAVGDRTTLNDLFDAIKTALINNNIDIKKAPEYREFRQGDVRHSQANVDKAKDKLGYAPSYRVQAGILEAMPWYLENVK; this is encoded by the coding sequence ATGTACGAGAAAATAAAGCAAGACATTTCAAACTCACCTAAAACGTGGCTTATCACTGGCGTTGCTGGTTTTATTGGCTCGAACTTACTTGAAGCGTTACTAAAGCTTAATCAAAAAGTCATTGGTTTGGACAATTTTGCTACGGGTTATCAACGCAACCTTGATGAAGTTAAAGGGTTAGTTGATGATGAACAATGGCAAGGTTTTACCTTTATTGAAGGCGATATTCGTGATTTTGATACCTGTTTAAAAGCAACTACTGGGGTCGATTACGTCTTGCATCAAGCTGCACTAGGGTCAGTGCCAAGATCGATTGCAGACCCTATTACTACTAATGCTGCAAATATTACTGGCTTTTTAAACATGTTAGAAGCTAGCAAACAAAGTAAAGTTGCAAGTTTTGTTTATGCGGCGAGTAGTTCAACTTATGGGGATCACCCAGCATTACCTAAGGTTGAAGAGAATATTGGTAACCCACTATCTCCTTATGCAGTCACTAAGTATGTTAACGAGCTATATGCTGATGTGTACGCGAGAACATATGACTTTAAGTGTATTGGCTTACGTTATTTTAATGTTTTTGGTCGTCGACAAGATCCTGATGGCGCATACGCTGCCGTCATTCCTAAATGGACTGCAGCGATGATTAAAGATGAACAAGTCTTTATCAATGGCGATGGCTTAACAAGTAGAGATTTTTGTTATATTGAGAATACAGTTCAAATGAATATCTTAGCGGCAACTGCGCCAGAAGATGCAAAAGCCGAAGTGTATAATGTAGCTGTAGGTGATAGAACAACATTGAATGACTTATTTGACGCAATAAAAACAGCGCTTATTAATAATAACATTGATATTAAAAAAGCGCCTGAATACAGAGAGTTTAGACAAGGTGACGTACGTCATTCTCAAGCGAATGTTGATAAAGCGAAGGATAAGCTAGGGTATGCACCAAGCTATCGAGTTCAGGCCGGTATATTAGAAGCGATGCCGTGGTACTTGGAGAACGTTAAATAG
- a CDS encoding PEP-CTERM/exosortase system-associated acyltransferase yields MSWSKKLLNTPVVGDVTKRLVSMKASHDAKNIAEHFTKFLAPEVAVTPELRDEVFRIRHNVYCEELAFERIKEEGKERDEFDDQSIFSMIKHKPSNIYTSCVRVVQSRSEDELLPIEKYCLDSIQNKELHPSNFARDEICEISRLAVKADFRRRASDQFKGSATGAISESTYSETELRCFPFIAIGLYMAAATMAINTGMNHVYVMMEPRLARSMKFVGIKFIQLGEAIDYHGLRAPYYINPNIFLENLTPGFSALYLSIREDICKQLPKVS; encoded by the coding sequence ATGAGCTGGAGCAAAAAACTGTTAAATACCCCAGTTGTTGGGGATGTAACTAAAAGATTGGTTTCTATGAAAGCCAGTCATGATGCTAAAAACATTGCTGAGCATTTTACCAAATTTCTCGCTCCAGAAGTTGCGGTAACGCCTGAACTGCGGGATGAAGTCTTTAGAATTCGTCATAATGTCTATTGTGAAGAGCTTGCTTTCGAACGTATTAAAGAAGAAGGCAAAGAAAGAGACGAGTTTGATGATCAATCCATATTCAGTATGATCAAACATAAGCCTTCCAATATATACACTAGCTGTGTGCGAGTGGTGCAATCTCGTAGTGAAGACGAATTATTACCGATTGAAAAATACTGCTTGGATTCTATTCAAAATAAAGAATTACACCCGAGTAATTTTGCTCGCGATGAAATATGTGAAATTTCTCGGTTAGCCGTAAAAGCCGATTTTCGCCGTCGTGCTAGTGATCAATTTAAGGGCTCTGCAACGGGTGCCATTAGTGAATCGACCTACTCGGAAACAGAGTTACGTTGCTTTCCTTTTATTGCTATTGGCCTGTATATGGCTGCCGCGACCATGGCAATTAATACCGGCATGAATCATGTTTACGTGATGATGGAGCCTCGGCTGGCACGCAGTATGAAATTTGTCGGCATTAAATTTATACAACTTGGTGAGGCGATAGACTATCATGGTCTAAGAGCGCCATATTATATCAACCCAAATATCTTCTTGGAGAATCTAACACCTGGATTTTCAGCACTGTACTTATCGATTCGAGAAGATATCTGCAAACAACTACCAAAGGTGAGTTAA